In Zunongwangia sp. HGR-M22, the sequence TAAGTATTCGGCCCGCCGATAGGCCAGGGCTGAATATCTTGTTGACGGATCCGTTTCCTCCTTTATGGGGAATACCTTTTTACCCTGTATTATTCTGGAATTTTATTGGGGCAGATGAGCCACAATTTTTGTTGAGTTTTTTAGGCTCCAACATTTTTCTAGTTACTTAAATCTAGTTACGTATCGATTAGCCTCCTTTTCCGGTCCCTTTTTGAATAAATCCTTGGCTTTAGGACATAACTCTCCCGCCCCGCATGGTGCAGGCCAGTTTTTAAAAGCTATTAATGGATAAAAGTAGTTTTCTCCATTTATCTGGCGGTCCACGCTTATCGAAAGTTAGAGCGGTGACTAGTTTTCCCTTTTTGCAACTTGGACATTTGCCCAAGAGCAATGGAGGCTTTTTTTCGACAGGTTTTACTGGCACCCCTGCAAGGATATTTTGTAGGGCCGGTAGTTTATGCTTTTTCCAACTGCTGCTTAGGATGCCGTAATGCCTTATCCTTGTAAAACCTTTGGGCAGTACGTGCAGTGCAAATCGGCGCACGAACTCACGGGTATCCAGTATTAGTTGTCCTTTTTGGCCCGCTTTCCTGTAGTCCTTAATCTGGAAGGTTACCCTCCTTTGGGAGTTGTTTATTTGTTTTATCCGGTGATTGCTTATTGCGATCTTATGGGTGTAACGGCCCAGATATTCTACTACATATTTTGGGGTGTGGAATTGCTGCTTTGCATAGACTACCCAGTTTTTAGCAAAGAGCTTATCATAGATTTCCTGTGGTATGGCTATCTTTTGCTCTCGAAGCAGTGCACTATATTTTGCGCGGAATACCTTCCCCATGGATTTCACGTTGAACAGGTATTTTCCCTTGTTCCTTGCAGGTTTCCATTTGCCTGACCTCTTTACCGCACCTCCAGGAACAATACAATGCAAGTGCGGGTGCAGGCTCAGGTTTTGGCCCCAGGTGTGCAGTATGGCTATCATGCCCATTTGCCCGCCCAGGTGCTTGGGGTTCTCCCCGAACTGTCTAAGGGTGGACCAGGCCGCTTTGAACAAGCTCCCATAAATTATTTTGGGATGGGATAAAGCAAACGCATTCAGTTCCGAAGGGAGTGTGAAGACTACATGAAAATAAGGAACATTGAGCAGTTCACTTTCCCGTGCCTGTATCCAATGTTCGCGTTTATGGCCTTGACAGGTAGGGCAATGCCGGTTCCTGCAACTGTTGTAACTGATGTGGAGTTTATCACAGCAATCGCACTTATCGATATGTCCGCCCATAGCAGGGGTGCGGCATTTACGGATGGCATGAAGGGTACGCCTGTGCCAGCTCGTAAATGCCCGTGAGGAGATATAATCCTGCTCCATCTCCAGCACATCGGCCACCTTAAGGTGACTGCGCATTATTGAAAAAGGGTATCCAGGGGGCTAAACTTGCGTGAACTCCCAGTGTTGGCAACGTGTAAATATACCAGCGTTGTCTCGATAAAGGCATGTCCTAAAAGTTCTTTCAGGCTCATAATATTGAGTCCTGCCTCCAGCAAGTGCGTGGCGTAAGTGTGACGCAGGCAATGGGCGGTAATAGTCTTGTGGGTATTTACTTTACTTCGGTTCTCTTTGATGACCCATTGTATTGCGGTGGGGGTTATGGGCCGGGGGGCGCCATCATCGGTTACCTGGCTGTTGAAGAGGAAGGTTTTTGGAGATTCCGTTGCAATGTATTTTTTAAGTCCACGTGCCAAGTGCTTGCTAAGTGGCACATAACGGTCTACTTTGCCCTTCTGCTTTTTTACAAAAACAGTCTGTCGGTCAAAGTCTACATCGCAGAGCCGTAGGGCACAGAGTTCATAGCTCCTTAGTCCACACCCATACAGCATCCCCAGGATCAATCGGTGTTTGAGATATTTGGGTGCTTTGAGCAAGGTACGTACTTCAGCTTTGCTAAGCACTACAGGGAGTTGGTTCTGTCGCTTTATTTGGGGAAGCTTGACCTGCTTATCATTCAAGCCCAGGATCTTGTAGATGGCCCGCAGGCCGAAAATAGTGTGCTTGAAAAAACTTTCGGATGGGGTTTTGTGCAGGTTTTGGCAATGAAAAAGATAATCATTGATCATTTCAGTAGAGAGGGTCTCCGGGCTTTGCTTGTAGTGCAGGCCCAGGTGAGCCAGGCATCGCTTGTAGTTGTTCAGGGTACTTGCGGCTTTCCCATTGATCGAAAAGCTCTTACCAAGTTGTAAGCATAGGTTTTCAAAGCCAGGAACTTCTGCGATAGCGGTCTCTACTATCGTTTTACTTTTTTTTATACATAACGGTAAATTTTAGTTTATCTTAAATATAAGAATTGTTGTATTTTGGCTTAGTAAGCTTCCGACCGGTAGGGAGGATTCGTTCAACACCGTATAAAATTAATTGCTTGTGCAAGCCTACTTACGAAAATCCTCTCGGATTTTCTATTCGGTTTGTATTTGCTAAATTAGGTGCTTAAACCACGCAACTAATCTTATACAAACACGTTACACACAATATTAAATGACAGCTGAAATAGGAATATTAAATAAAACTAGTGTTGTAATTGCAGCCGATAGTGCAGTTTCAATAGGAAACAATAGAGTTTATCAAAACGCAAATAAACTTTTTAAAATAGGGCAAAATATTCCAGTTGGTATTATGATATATAACAACTCAACTTGGATGGGAATTCCTCTTGAGATTATTATTAAAAGTTATTCTAAGCAATTAAATGATAAAGAATTTTCAGAACTAAATGATTACACAACTGACTTTCTTACCTATTTAAAATCAGAATACTCGGCATATCTCAATGAAGATGATTCAAAACAAATTATAAAAGACAGATTATATCAATTACTAGATGAATTTTCCACACACTGTATTGGAGAATTAGAAAAATCGGATAAAAAAAATAAAACAGAAGAACTTGAAAAAATCTTTTATGAATCATTAGAAAGTACTACTAGTGAACCTGATTCATCAAAAAAAATGGCTGATTTTAAAGATTATGAATTACAAACTTTTAAATCAGAATTTAAAAAAATTATCAACGAAATACTGCCAGGATTCTATGCAAGTATAAAGCTTCCAAGAAAAGCTAAATATACCAATCGTATTTACAAAGCCTTATTTTATGAATTAATTTATGAAATTGATATTGAAGAAGATTTTACAGGAATTGTATTTGCCGGATATGGAGAAAGTGAAATTTATCCAAATATAATTGATTTAAAAATTGGTGAAATAATATCAGGTAGATTAAGATATAATAAACCTATTCTTAGTTCCATCTCTAATAAAACAAGTGCTATAGTTTCGCCATTTGCCCAAAGAGATATGGTTGACACTTTCTTTAGGGGATTAGATCCTATGCTTTCAAATGAATATAAAAAAATAATATCTCAAGAACTTAAACTGTTGCAAAATAAAATAGTAGATAAATTCAAACTAAATAATTCCGATATTCATTCATTCTTCAATACAGCTTACAATCATATAAATAGGAAGTTTTTTCAAAAGGCTATCGAAAACTATACTAAGCCAATAATTGAGACTATCCGCTATTTAAGAAAAGAAGACTTAATAGAAATAGCTGAATCATTAATTAATATAACTAGTTTAAAAGAAAAGCAACAAATAAAGTTCAATCTGTCGGCGGACCAACTGATATTGCAATTATTACAAAATCAGAAGGTTTTATATGGATAAAAAGAAAAGATACTATAAATAAAAAACTCAATACATAAAATACTGTGTGTAACACCGTATAACAACAATTGCGGCTTTGTGTCCTGCGGACACAACCGCGCAAGCATAAAAGTCGGTAATTTTAGCTATCTTAGTTTTTAATCAATCCGCAACTGATTGTTATACAAGACCGTTATGTACAAGTCAAGCAAAATATCATAGAAATATTAAATAATGAACAAACCTTATTACCTTAGTCTTATTACCTCAATTTTATTTGTTTCAATTTTCACTTTTCCAATTTCAGCTCAAAATAATAATGAAAAAGAACTTATTGCTGGAGAAAAAATTGACAAGATTATTTCTGCATTAGACAAACATACTTATACTGTTGAATTAGAAAATGGAATGGCGATAGTTGGAGAAGTTCTTCAAAAAGAAATAGACCTCGTGATTGATGTCTATAAACCAAATGGTGAACTTCTAGAACAAATTGATAGTCCAAACGGAACAAGTGGAGTTGAACCTATTGACATCACTTCAGTTGAATCGGGAGAATATAAATTGATAGTTCATACTCTAGATAAAAGCGTAAAAAAAGGAGCATACACTTTGACTACTAAAAAAATCTTAAGTTTATCAGACAATACAAAGCGTATTACAAAAAAAGAGCTTCCTACAAACACATTGTACAACTTATGGGAATCTTCGCTAACTGATAAAAATGCCATAGATACCTTCATCGCCAAGCAAACAGACCAACATATTATAGAACCAATTGAAGGGAATGATAGGGATATGTTGGTTACATACTTTTGCATACCTAATGATAATACTGAGTATGTAATGTTAAGTGGCGGTCCTGATTTTTTGGGATTAAGATTTCAGCGATTGCCAAACTCAAAACTTCATTTTGTAACGCAAAAAGTTCCTAAAGACGCTCGATTCAATTACGGTTTCAATTATTTCAATCTAGATAAAGCTGGCCCTAATAACGAAATTGAATCAAGGAATATAGAGCACACTTATGATGGGACAGTCGAGATGCCAAATGCACCCAAGCAAATTTACATTAGTGAAAGAGAAAATGTAGCTAAAGGAGAAGTAGTACTAAATTCAATTAAAAGTAAAATTTTAAATGAAGAAAGAAAAATCACAATACATACACCAGCCAATTATGATCAAAAACAGGCACATAATTTATTAATAATATTTGATGGAGAATCCTATGGTGCAAGATTAAATCGAAGGTCAAGAATACCAACACCTACAATTATGGATAATCTTATGGCAGACAATAAAATAGAACCTACTGTAACGGTTTTAGTTTGGAATCTTGGAAAGCGAGGTAGGGATTTAATTAGTGAAAATTTTGGAGATTTTATTGCAAACGAACTTATTCCTTGGATTCGTTCAGAATATAATATCGGCTCTAAAAGAAACAATATTGTTCTAGCAGGTTCTAGCCGAGGAGGTTTTGCTGCTAGTTTTATTGCATTATATCACTCAGATGTCATAGGAAATGTTCTTTCGCAATCTGGTTCCTATTGGATAAAAGGGACTGATAATGAAAATCATTGGATATATCCTGAAGATAATGGTAAACTCATAAATGCATATATGAACAGTGAACGACTGCCCATAAAATTCTATATGGACGTAGGACTATATGATGCAGGAGCTTCTATGCTAGGAATGAATAGACAATTTCGCGATATTCTTAAAGTAAAAGGATATAATGTGGATTATCAAGAATTTAAAGGAGGACACAATTATTTAAATTGGCGTGGAACTCTTTCTAACGGATTAATATCTTTGATTGGAATAAAAGAAGAATAAAAACGGATAAAGACCTGTACATAACAACGATTAATCGCAAATAGCGGCTTTTAGATAAAAAAGTGTAATTTTAGAATCAAAGCAAGAAAAGATTAAGCCGACAAATCCGTGTCCCTTACTCCGCTACTTGCGATAATCGAAACCGTTGGCAGCAATCTATTAATCTTACATTAGGCTACAAACTTGTGTTATTCAGCTACTTTTAACTATTCAAACCTTGATAAATTTGCAATAAATAATCATTTATAAAATTTA encodes:
- a CDS encoding IS91 family transposase, with the translated sequence MRSHLKVADVLEMEQDYISSRAFTSWHRRTLHAIRKCRTPAMGGHIDKCDCCDKLHISYNSCRNRHCPTCQGHKREHWIQARESELLNVPYFHVVFTLPSELNAFALSHPKIIYGSLFKAAWSTLRQFGENPKHLGGQMGMIAILHTWGQNLSLHPHLHCIVPGGAVKRSGKWKPARNKGKYLFNVKSMGKVFRAKYSALLREQKIAIPQEIYDKLFAKNWVVYAKQQFHTPKYVVEYLGRYTHKIAISNHRIKQINNSQRRVTFQIKDYRKAGQKGQLILDTREFVRRFALHVLPKGFTRIRHYGILSSSWKKHKLPALQNILAGVPVKPVEKKPPLLLGKCPSCKKGKLVTALTFDKRGPPDKWRKLLLSINSF
- a CDS encoding tyrosine-type recombinase/integrase, producing the protein MLSKAEVRTLLKAPKYLKHRLILGMLYGCGLRSYELCALRLCDVDFDRQTVFVKKQKGKVDRYVPLSKHLARGLKKYIATESPKTFLFNSQVTDDGAPRPITPTAIQWVIKENRSKVNTHKTITAHCLRHTYATHLLEAGLNIMSLKELLGHAFIETTLVYLHVANTGSSRKFSPLDTLFQ
- a CDS encoding alpha/beta hydrolase; this translates as MNKPYYLSLITSILFVSIFTFPISAQNNNEKELIAGEKIDKIISALDKHTYTVELENGMAIVGEVLQKEIDLVIDVYKPNGELLEQIDSPNGTSGVEPIDITSVESGEYKLIVHTLDKSVKKGAYTLTTKKILSLSDNTKRITKKELPTNTLYNLWESSLTDKNAIDTFIAKQTDQHIIEPIEGNDRDMLVTYFCIPNDNTEYVMLSGGPDFLGLRFQRLPNSKLHFVTQKVPKDARFNYGFNYFNLDKAGPNNEIESRNIEHTYDGTVEMPNAPKQIYISERENVAKGEVVLNSIKSKILNEERKITIHTPANYDQKQAHNLLIIFDGESYGARLNRRSRIPTPTIMDNLMADNKIEPTVTVLVWNLGKRGRDLISENFGDFIANELIPWIRSEYNIGSKRNNIVLAGSSRGGFAASFIALYHSDVIGNVLSQSGSYWIKGTDNENHWIYPEDNGKLINAYMNSERLPIKFYMDVGLYDAGASMLGMNRQFRDILKVKGYNVDYQEFKGGHNYLNWRGTLSNGLISLIGIKEE